The following coding sequences are from one Campylobacter sp. RM16187 window:
- the rnhA gene encoding ribonuclease HI → MKTVCLFSDGSCLNNPGAGGWAYILEYGKHTKEASGAEAMTTNNQMELRAVIEGLKALKEPCEVELYTDSSYVANAINEWLDGWVKKAFKNVKNVPLWQEFLDVSSAHKIRATWVKAHNGHPQNERCDTLAREAATKIRDESDR, encoded by the coding sequence GTGAAAACAGTATGCCTTTTTAGCGACGGCTCATGCCTAAATAATCCGGGCGCAGGAGGCTGGGCGTATATCCTAGAGTACGGCAAACACACAAAAGAGGCAAGCGGAGCGGAGGCGATGACGACCAACAACCAAATGGAGCTTCGCGCCGTGATAGAGGGGCTAAAAGCGCTAAAAGAGCCTTGCGAGGTGGAGCTTTATACCGATAGCTCATACGTGGCAAATGCGATAAACGAGTGGCTTGACGGCTGGGTCAAAAAAGCCTTTAAAAATGTTAAAAACGTGCCGCTTTGGCAAGAATTTTTAGATGTTTCAAGCGCTCACAAGATCCGTGCCACGTGGGTCAAGGCTCACAACGGACATCCGCAAAACGAGCGCTGCGACACGCTCGCAAGAGAGGCGGCAACCAAGATAAGAGATGAAAGCGACAGATAA